The Papaver somniferum cultivar HN1 unplaced genomic scaffold, ASM357369v1 unplaced-scaffold_11, whole genome shotgun sequence region GTCCAGCACCATAAAACGGTGTTGACTTTTGAATGGAAAAGGTGAAATGAGTGGTGAAGTGTGCGAGTCCTCCAGGGGATGAGTCCCACAAGGGTACCTGTTCGGCATAAGTAGCTCGACCAGCACGACACATGTATCTGTTGATCAATTCAATGGTACCTATGGAAGTCGCTGCATCACCTTCCAGTATGATATTTCTGGTCTGGGGTTCAAACCGAGGTATGTTAAAGGAGATTGAGTTCATCATAGGAACCACAAAGAAGAGAATAATAAAGAAAGAATTACAGAGGTTTTTGTATATTGACATGGAAGTGGACTCTGCAAGTGCAAGAGCACCGGAGATTGGGGAGAGGTTGGGAGGAGGGAAATAACTGAAAAATGAATGCGTAGGTGGGATTGAAAACCAGATCATAACGATTTGGCTTAAGAAATGTAAGTTGATGTCCCTATCTATTTATAAGCTAAAATTCCAATATAAAGTGACAACTGAGGGAAAATTATAAGAAACTCTGCTGAACCTTGAGGGGGAAATTACTTCCACAAAAGTCAAACATGGAAACATAGGATTATCAAACAAATGATATGTTTTCTTCTTTAACAATTTCTAGTGACATTGCGTGATAGGCACATCTGCATTTTACTAATCCTTTCTTAAAGGATTAGATATAAGCCAGGAAATAATTTCTTAAAGCTGCAGATTGAGAACGGATAACAAATGACGTACAAAAATATTCAGATTGGTAATAAGGAATGACAATTTCTTCGAAGTCAGTGGATCACTTAACTGTAGATAGTatatgattttttgtttttaaaagatCTAAGATATCGTTTTTTTATGTTTAACGCTAAGTTCGAAACCTCATATGTACATCGTTTTGTTTCCAATCGCTAATAACCATGGCATGGTAAACCACATGCAAACCACTTTATCCTTATCTGATGATGGCACACACAAATAGCAAATGAATGTTGACAAAATCAACAGTATTATTGAACTAGACAAAGCTAAAAGTTCAGTCTAAATATAGCGACCTATGTCGATACTTGTACTAGTGATAGAAGTAGGTTGATTAGAAATAAGATCTAGTTCGGGTACATGATAGGAAGGAACCGGCATTTTTGCTGGAAGATTTGGAATACTTGCTTCCATGTTAAGAACCTGAATTACTTGTCTGATTGAAGGTCTGAAACTTCGATCAGGGTGTGCACACCATAAGCCAACAACCATCAAACATTCGGCTTGATTTGCATCGAACTCTAGGTTTAGTTTATGGTCAATTGCAGCCAGGGCTGCATCTCTGCCATATAGGTCCCAAACCCACTCTACTAAACCTATATCGGGAACCTCTTCCATACAATCAACTGATTTTCTCCCACAAGCAATTTCCAAAGCCACTACATCAATGCTAAAGACGTCAGATTCCTTGCTAGCCTTGCCAGTGTTTATATATTCTGGTGCTAAATAGCCTAAAGTCCCGGCTAACCCTGTTGATTGGAGACCTAGTTCATGATCCATGAGTCGAGCTAGACCAAAATCACCAAGCTTTGCATTGAAATTTGAATCCAACATTATGTTGCTTGACTTGACATCACGATGGACTACACATTGCTCTCCTTCTTCATGAAGGTAGAGCAGCGCAGACGCTAACCCAAGAGCTATTTTGTATCAGACAGCCCACATAAGAGGGCTTCTTCGACCGAAGAGATGAGAATCTAGACTACCATTAGGCATCAATTCATAAACAAGTAGAAACTCACCACTCTAATGACACCAACCAATGAGCTGCACCAAATTCCTGTGTCTCAATCGACTAATAATCCTGACCTCAGTTATGTACTCCTTCTGACCTTGTCTAGATCCTCTAGAGATCTTCTTCACAGCAATTGCCAAATCAATTTCATTTATAAATCCCCTATAGACGCCTCCGAACCCACCTTCTCCTAGTTTTCTTTCCTCAGAGAAGTTGTTTGTAGCTGAAACTAGTTCTCTAAGCAAGAACCTCTTTGGACCAGCTCCTCTTTCAAAGTCAGATGTGAAGCTAATTTTCTCCTTCTGTTTCCTAGATCTTCGTTTTTTTGACCTCATCAACCATACCAAAACTAAAGCAAGAACAGATCCTGCCAAAACAGTTCCGGACCCGACAATCCAACTATCAGTTTGACATTTGGCTTTCCAGATGGTACTTCTCTTTCCTGATCTTCCAAAGTCGAAGAGAAATCCCATGACAAAAGAATATTTCGCTCACTATATATACCAGTTGTTGCAGAGAATCCTACTGTAACCCATGCTGGAAGAATCTGCTTCAAATCAATTTGATATGAAAGAAGAGAATCTCCACGATAAACAGGATTCTTACCGTACGTCCAATACACGCTGAGGTTCTTCTTAGTAGCGTTATAAGTGATCCAAGCATTTCCAATTTCCTGACTATGTAAGCTAGCATTCCAGGGAAAAACTACAGCAGACTTGATGGAATTATTATTAATCCCCACATGTCCAAATTCTGGATCCCATTCAGGATCTGGGTATGAATCGAATTCAACATGAATGATCTGATTGCGAGATGTATCACCAGTCGTGGTGGTGTTGAAAAGGCCTAGAAATCCACCAGGTGAATTTGGAGGAATTGGATAACCAACAGGAGCAACAAAAAAAGCAAGCCCAGCAGAATAGGGTGTTTTATTTAAAGTGTCAATGGAAAAGGTGAAATGAGATGAGTTGTGAAGTCTGTCAGAACTCCGGTGGACGAGTCCCAAAGGGGTACACGTTTGGCATAACTAGCTCGACCAACACGACAAGTGTAATCGATTTCATTCATCAATTCAATAGTACCAATTTTAGTAGTAGCATTACCTTCCAGTATGATGTCATTGGTCTGGGCTTCAAATCTAGGTATGTTAAAAGAGATAGAGTTTACTGCTGGAAGGAGAAAGAAGACTAAAAGCAAGAAATGAGCAAGGAAGTTTCTGAATAGGAACATGGTCATGGACTCTGCAAGATGATATGAGATTTGAGTAGAGATAAGTAGAAGTTCAACGAATGCAAGAATGAAACTAAAATAGATCAGAGCAATTTGATGTTCAGGAATCTTAATTGTCATCTACTTCTGTCTTGGACTTAATGACAAGCAACTTACCAAATGGACAGGAAAAACTAAGACTCTAAAGCACCATTGCCGGCAATCCTTTTCAAGAAGGTCAAACTCCAACTAAATAGGTTTGAAAACACCAATTAAATAGGTTTTCTAATGACATTGCGTGGTGCACACATCTAAATTATTGATAATCCATTTTAAGGTTATACTATTATGAAAAACCCTGCACAATTTCTTAGAACTAACGCCTGCAAACAGATAAGAACTGACGAAAATAATTTAATTGGCAACAAGGACTGAGAATTTCTCTGGTGTCAGAGAATCACTTCAAATGCAGAGAGTATATGCTCAATGAAGATAATTTAAAAACACTAGCTTCTGTATTTTAAGCTTAACAGAAAGCTATAAACATGGTACAAACAATTGTTCGACACGTATGGAGGCGTGAAAAACGTTATGGGTACAAAAACAGATAAGCGAACATGGAAAAGAGTAATCGAAATTCAGCCAGTCAAAAGAGTTTTGAGAACAGGAAATATTTCGTACCTGCACAGCAAAAGCTTACTCCGGGTAAAATATGAAGTAATCCAAGGAAAACACGAGTTACTGCAGTAAAAATGGGGAAGAATCTCATTCATTCTGTAGTAGGTAGCTATATATCGTTTTTATTTACATGAATTCCAGTTCTGTAAAGTCAAGGAATTACAATTTATATGATATCAAATCCGCATAAACAGAATACATCTCTTGTGACAGTAAAATGGGCACCACATACAGCTCCACTCTCTTACTGCAGTTGCTGACTATCACCTTTCCTCTGTAAGAAAATTGACCCAAGTAGAACAGCTATGCCCGTGATGGCAATAGTGAAAAATAAACGTTTCTGTGAGTATCCATTTCGATTGGGTGGCCTTCTTTGAGCAGGAATTTGATCCCTATCAATATCCGCATTTCCACCCCTTCACAACATTCCAAGACACTATTTCAGAAGTTTGATGATATCATTATCAAGGTACTAACTTCTAAGTTTCCCTAGTTTCAAGTAAATGCGATGAAAATCTTAAAGATCCAAAATTAAAACAGAACAAGATTGCATTCACATGCTTGAAGCAGCACCACGTGAGCCACTTTCTTGCAAATAGCAGCCGATCATATTAGTATCGGCCCAACCCTCAAAAGCCAGAGACAGCGGTGAAGAATATATAAAATGAAATTCTATATACAAGCATTATTATGAATGGGTTATGAATTTTAAAATCATGGAAACCCATTTCCTGGCAGGTAGCTCTTCTTAAGATTACAGTTAAGGTTCCAGTTCTAGGCAGCTTAATAACTGAACCGGAACCAATCCTTTGGAAGAGACGTAAACACTAAAAACACGATAGGATATTCATCCAATCACACAAAAAAACTGACTAGTGAGTGTTTCCAGTGGTCATGAATTTCAGGATAGATATAGGTAGAAGTTATTCCAAGCATCATATATAATTATTCAACCGTGTTGTTAGCAGACGTGAGACGTTCCTTCCAACGTACTACCAATAATAGAACAGGTAATCAACCTAGGAAAAGGGTTTAGGTTAACATTCAGAACAGGTTAAAATCAACATAAAATTCTCACCTAGAAGATCCTGCAGTACTATCTGAAGTCCCATGAAATCTGATATCATGGTCAAGTCGTTCACGCAACCGGACATATTTGCTACACATAGGACAGTATTCTGTCCGGTTTCCACATACTTCCTGAATAAAGGAAAACATAAAATTTAGTATAGAAAACATAATTATGCCTTTATTAGACGAGAGAATGTTAACCATAGACACCTGATGCTTTACAAGATCAACTGCAGGCAGTGGAAACTCGCAGTATTCACACGTTACAATCCTCCGCGGGCAGTTTTCACCTTTATGCAGTGCTAAAATTCCACGATCAACTGTCTCGCTGCATAGCGAACAAGACACCTGCTCCCATACAAAATTTATTACCAACTTGACATATGGAACTGAAGAATGTTTATAACATGTGCATGATAATTAGAACCGTACATTACACTGCATTCTGCATATATCATTACATAATACAGCCAGGTGTTGGAATTTCCCAGCAACTTTCAAAGAGGGAACCTAGTTCTTTTACTGCTTTGTGAAAGAAACTATTCTCAGTAGAGCAACTAAAACTGATTGCAAGCAACCTAGTTAAATATATGGGCACCACTATTCCTTTATCATTTAAACTAAACTGAAAGCAATGATATCCAAATTTGCCTCACATATTTTCTAACAGAAATGAGAGCTCTGGTTCAGAATATACCTTGAGGCTAAAACAAACAAATATGACATAAGCGgacaaaaaagagagagagagagagagagagagagagagagagagagagagagagagagagagagaacacTGTGAATTTGTCACTTGACTAAAAGGGTGTGTTCTCCAAAACAATGTCATTCATCATATGCATATCAGAGATTCAAGATCTTGAAAAAACTAATATGGCATGGACAATGTATCGCTCCCTTTCAATACCTTCTACAACCTTTTGATTGTGGCTACTACAAATATATAAAACTATTCAAGTGACACCAGTACTAACTTATAGCTTATGCAGCATCTGAATATTGAATTTCTAACCGACTGATTCAAAGGCACAATCTACGGAACAGAACAACAGTGACAGTTGATATATGATAAGTCAGATGCTTTGAAAATACAAAAGTTCTAAAGAGAACAACTTTGACATAGTTACTTTCTCATTACAGATTGCTGTAAGGTACTTGCACACAGAATCGATCATTACAATTATGTAAATCGGAGGTCATGAAAATTGCATCAGTTAAAACagtaaaatatttaaaaataaaattgcaTATGAACATACTGGAGCATGAGCATCGAGATAATGTTCTTCAGCGTGTCTTGTAGGGATCATATCTCCACAAAATTTACATCTTTCCAGATTTCGAGAGCAGTGTGCATAATGTAAATCAATATTTGTAGCTGGAATAGCTCTGTCACTGaataaaattcaaagataatcagTACATAAGCAACCCAGGACATACCAATAAACTTACAGTTTGTGGACAAATAACATTAAGCGTGCGAACTCTACCGCATTACTCTTGGCAGTGGACACAAGCACAAAACGTTGGTCCAATGAACCTCAAAAAGAGTCTTTGACTGGTCTCGGACAAACATTAATTAACATACTATCACCCTGTCAATACGAGGATATTAATAGCCAGAGAGGCTGACTTGAACTTAACCTTTTCTAATTTCTTTTCTAGTTTTATGCTACTTTTCTAATTTCTTTCTAGTTTTATGCTATGATGTTCATCTAAATACTCCTTTTATTTTCAATCTTAAGGTAGCATGTTTTTCTACATACTCTTTTATTCCGTTCGTCGTGTATTTACTTTTCCACAGAGTTGGCTACTGTTGATCTCTGTAAGCGTCATTCATTTTAAACTGCAAAGTTGAAATACAATCTATGctgtagattttacaaaaatatatcacTTTCTGGCTGAAAACCTGCTTGGTGTCTCTAATGACAAGCACAAAACTCTACTACATTAGTCTTGGCAGTTGACACAAGCACAAAACTCTCGTCTAATGAACCCCAAAAAGAGTCTTTGACTCGTCTCCGGCAGACAGTAATAAACCTACTATCACCCTGACAATACGAGGAGATTAATAGCCAGATACAGCTGAGTCGAATTTGAAGTGTTTTCTGGCTTCTTTTCTAGATTTATGCGTTGATGTTCATCTAGATACTCTTTTCATTTTCAGTCTTAAGTTTTGATGTTCTTCTACTTATCTTTTGTTCTATTCGCAATGTATTTTACTTTTCCACGGAACACAGAAAGTTGACAACtgttaatctttgtaatcaatgTAATGGTTATTCGTTTTAAATTGCTAAGTTGATATGCTACCTATACTGTAGATTTTAAAAGAATACATAAATTTCTGGGTAAAAATCTGCTTGGTTTCTCTATCAATCCCCTATACAAAACCTATTTCCTTTAATTTACAAACGCATTAGGACATGAAAATGCACGTGTTCTCAGGACAATCCTTCATCAAACTACGCCAGAACAATTTTTCATTTCCTAGATAATACCCTTTCAGGTTTCCATTCCTACACAGAGCTGTTTTCAAGAAAATCTAAATTCTAATAACATTCCAAAATTAAACCAACAAAACGCGAAACAGAAACAGAAACAAACTAACAGTTTTCAGCTACAATTAATCAAACCAAACAAACAGAATaccacaagatttccaaaattaTCCAAATCCCTGCAATCCCTACATTCGGCATTATTCACAAAAGCTCAAATGAGGTATATCTATCAATATGAAATCTATATCTAATCAACAAAGAAACCACAAAAACCTaatttcccccccccccccccccccaccccccacccccaccccccgtAAAACAAATCACAACGAGATCAAATTTGCAGAAATTAAAACAAATCAGACGGATGCAATTACCAGTGGTTGCATATACTAGTAGATTGCTCAAAAGGAATCGCCATGAAGCCAAAATTTACAGCTCCTTCTCGTTTTCTCCTCGATCGAAACTCTgtttaatgaaaaaaaaaagatataagaAAAGAATCTGAATAGCAAGgaattgaattaagagttggaTGAAATGAATCCAAATACCTTGATTTCTACGCTTTCGTTGATGCGATTCTTGATTttaaagaaatagaagaagaaaaatgaaaacctaGAAATTTGGGGATCGAAATTTTGGTAGGTACGTCTACTTGGAGATATTATTAAGTCCGGATTGGGGTCTGCCGATTTTAATTGGGGCTGATTTGGTTTCCCCCGTTCATGTTTTACTGATAAGGGGTATCCTAATACTTTAAACACACCTATCCttttaggaagaaaaaaaatccacgaATTCATGGTCGGTCAGATCAACAATCCGCACTGCTTAGTTG contains the following coding sequences:
- the LOC113328582 gene encoding XIAP-associated factor 1-like — its product is MAIPFEQSTSICNHCDRAIPATNIDLHYAHCSRNLERCKFCGDMIPTRHAEEHYLDAHAPVSCSLCSETVDRGILALHKGENCPRRIVTCEYCEFPLPAVDLVKHQEVCGNRTEYCPMCSKYVRLRERLDHDIRFHGTSDSTAGSSRGGNADIDRDQIPAQRRPPNRNGYSQKRLFFTIAITGIAVLLGSIFLQRKGDSQQLQ